A single window of Leptospiraceae bacterium DNA harbors:
- a CDS encoding DEAD/DEAH box helicase family protein produces MSITFYKTHEKQLEKILQDYKKKISKSDNELFTDPSISHFKRFETELFKHKLRPYQMEALYILDALYTQSKSDKDIKKLYEKLLESHGKENPVKIPFIGYEMATGSGKTTLMGACICYLLEQGIKNFLIITPKSLDIYNKTIRNFTKGGADSIWDREAPVKFNLITGDDYNHLQFNSDKDFNLFIFNIDKFGPNANKTSKEWESSYFKDKNGNTISVKEFLENEDLAIITDEAHHSQSQSAGGSGNIRVVAKLEIS; encoded by the coding sequence ATGTCCATTACCTTTTATAAAACTCACGAAAAACAACTTGAGAAAATTCTACAAGACTATAAAAAGAAAATTTCCAAATCGGATAACGAACTATTTACCGATCCATCCATTTCTCATTTTAAAAGATTTGAAACTGAATTATTTAAACACAAACTTCGCCCTTACCAAATGGAAGCGCTGTATATTCTAGATGCTCTCTACACTCAAAGTAAATCCGATAAGGATATAAAGAAACTCTATGAAAAACTTTTAGAGTCACACGGAAAAGAAAATCCAGTTAAGATTCCTTTTATTGGCTATGAAATGGCAACCGGATCAGGCAAGACAACGCTAATGGGGGCATGTATCTGTTATCTGCTAGAGCAAGGAATTAAAAACTTTCTAATCATTACACCAAAGTCCTTGGACATATACAATAAAACAATTCGCAATTTCACAAAAGGGGGAGCTGATTCTATTTGGGATAGAGAAGCGCCTGTTAAGTTTAATCTAATAACAGGAGATGATTACAACCATTTACAATTTAATTCTGATAAGGACTTTAATTTATTTATTTTCAACATTGACAAATTCGGTCCCAATGCAAACAAAACATCGAAAGAGTGGGAGAGTTCTTACTTCAAAGATAAGAACGGAAATACGATCAGCGTAAAAGAATTTTTAGAAAATGAAGACCTTGCTATTATAACGGATGAAGCTCATCACTCACAAAGTCAGAGTGCTGGTGGTTCGGGAAATATTAGAGTTGTTGCAAAATTAGAAATATCCTAA
- a CDS encoding ISAs1 family transposase produces the protein MNEQLNIYEHFNELIDPRIERGRKHLLVDIIFVAIVSIISGADDWNEIEEFGNLKIEWLRKFIKLENGIPSHDTFNRVFSLLDPKKFSELAMELFNPNIVEGLDLISIDGKTERRSVDKKNNKFPIHIVSAWSSRNGISLGQIKVNEKSNEITAIPELLSQIKVKNSIVSIDAMGCQKKITEKIIEQKGDYAIALKENQPTVYKEVLNYFEQQLLSGFERVNVGYSMTEQKGHGRIEKENTGYYPILIGFLRKTNGRD, from the coding sequence ATGAACGAACAGTTAAACATATACGAACATTTTAATGAGCTAATTGATCCGCGAATAGAGCGAGGAAGAAAGCATTTACTAGTAGATATAATATTTGTAGCAATCGTTTCCATCATAAGTGGAGCGGACGATTGGAATGAAATAGAAGAGTTTGGTAATTTGAAAATAGAATGGTTGCGGAAATTCATAAAGTTAGAGAATGGTATTCCATCGCATGATACATTTAATAGAGTCTTTTCGCTGTTAGACCCTAAAAAGTTTTCTGAGTTGGCGATGGAATTATTTAATCCGAATATCGTAGAAGGTTTAGATTTAATTTCAATAGATGGGAAAACTGAAAGACGTTCGGTCGATAAAAAGAACAATAAATTTCCAATTCATATTGTAAGTGCGTGGTCAAGTAGAAATGGAATTTCACTTGGACAAATAAAAGTAAATGAGAAAAGTAATGAAATTACAGCGATTCCTGAATTGCTTTCTCAGATAAAAGTGAAGAATAGCATTGTATCTATTGACGCAATGGGCTGTCAGAAAAAGATTACAGAAAAGATTATAGAGCAAAAAGGCGATTATGCGATAGCCTTGAAGGAGAATCAACCGACAGTGTATAAAGAGGTTTTGAATTATTTTGAGCAACAATTGCTTTCTGGATTTGAAAGGGTAAATGTCGGTTATTCAATGACAGAGCAAAAAGGACATGGTCGAATTGAAAAAGAGAATACTGGCTATTATCCGATATTGATTGGATTTCTAAGAAAGACGAATGGAAGGGATTAA
- a CDS encoding carbon starvation protein A, translating into MLPMIIVLVCLITYFFGYRFYSRYLAEKVFGLRDKEFITPAHKHNDGVDYVPTKPNVLFGHHFASIAGLAPILGPAVAVIWGWLPAMVWVVLGGVFMGCVHDFGALIVSVRHDAKSIGQVAEDLLGHRARSLFHIIIFFLVSLAMGVFVLVIAGLYSAPPKPIEIKSPTVLEQPVTVKEVKEGHDSGDLQKKEPTKIQLRSNFPESVTPTLVLMLLAVIVGYLHYKKSYPLGPLTVLSFFITLFVIYFSMDESFLGFIGLNDIDRAPSTDAWKLILLAYAFLASVTPVWLLLQSRDYINSFLLYLGIILIYLGYFIGSINGNFPSFNAAPLRTEEIGMDILPFVFITIACGAISGFHALVSSGTTAKQINVEKDARVIGYGGMIGESLLGLTAVIACTIGFSSMEEWNSYYKSWSGLQGLNVQVGAYIYGTSRFLGQLGIPEKFGQGFIALIVISFALTSLDSATRLLRYNIEEIVHSIGSKPLNLLLANRYSSSILACASIAFFAFLKINVNGQMKPAGLALWKVFGTTNQLLAGLSLLVVFIYLLKSKKPTINIFIPMIFVLLVTLWAMVGNFLEFVSGATPNYLLACVGGILIVLTVWLLVEGILVWKKIKKVN; encoded by the coding sequence ATGCTTCCGATGATCATTGTTTTAGTCTGTCTTATTACCTATTTTTTTGGATATCGTTTTTACTCTCGCTACTTAGCCGAAAAAGTTTTTGGGCTTAGGGATAAAGAATTTATTACCCCAGCACATAAACACAATGACGGTGTGGACTATGTTCCGACTAAACCAAACGTTCTATTTGGTCATCATTTCGCGTCTATCGCTGGGCTTGCTCCAATTTTGGGACCTGCAGTAGCTGTAATTTGGGGTTGGCTTCCTGCAATGGTTTGGGTTGTATTGGGTGGAGTATTCATGGGTTGTGTACATGACTTTGGCGCACTCATTGTTTCCGTTCGCCACGATGCAAAATCAATTGGTCAAGTGGCTGAAGATTTACTCGGACATAGAGCACGTTCTTTATTTCATATCATTATTTTCTTTTTAGTTTCTCTCGCTATGGGAGTGTTTGTATTAGTCATTGCCGGACTTTATTCAGCTCCACCAAAACCTATTGAAATAAAATCTCCGACTGTATTAGAGCAACCCGTTACAGTAAAGGAAGTAAAAGAAGGACACGACAGCGGAGATTTGCAAAAAAAGGAACCTACAAAAATCCAACTTAGAAGTAATTTTCCAGAATCAGTAACTCCAACTTTAGTATTGATGCTTTTAGCGGTTATCGTTGGTTACCTCCACTATAAAAAATCTTATCCTCTTGGTCCACTCACTGTTCTCAGTTTTTTTATTACCCTTTTTGTAATCTACTTTAGTATGGATGAAAGTTTTCTCGGTTTTATCGGTTTAAATGATATAGATAGGGCACCTTCGACTGATGCTTGGAAATTAATTTTGCTGGCCTATGCATTTTTAGCTTCTGTAACACCAGTCTGGTTATTATTACAAAGTAGAGATTATATAAATTCATTCTTGCTCTATTTGGGGATAATCCTAATTTATCTCGGTTACTTTATAGGAAGTATCAATGGAAATTTTCCGAGTTTTAACGCGGCTCCCCTTCGAACTGAGGAAATCGGAATGGATATTCTACCATTTGTATTTATTACAATCGCTTGCGGTGCCATTTCTGGATTTCATGCACTCGTAAGCTCTGGAACTACAGCCAAACAAATCAATGTAGAAAAAGATGCACGGGTCATTGGGTATGGCGGAATGATTGGCGAGTCTCTTCTTGGGCTAACAGCCGTTATCGCCTGCACAATTGGATTTTCTTCCATGGAAGAATGGAATTCTTATTATAAATCTTGGTCTGGTTTACAAGGATTAAACGTTCAAGTTGGAGCATACATCTATGGAACAAGTCGTTTTTTAGGTCAACTTGGAATTCCAGAAAAATTTGGACAAGGATTTATCGCACTAATTGTAATCAGTTTTGCACTCACATCTTTAGATTCAGCGACCCGACTCCTTAGATACAACATCGAAGAAATCGTTCATTCTATTGGTTCAAAACCCCTCAATCTACTACTTGCAAATCGTTACTCATCTAGCATTCTAGCTTGTGCTTCCATTGCATTCTTTGCATTTCTCAAAATAAATGTAAATGGACAAATGAAACCAGCAGGGCTTGCACTCTGGAAAGTATTCGGAACTACAAACCAACTACTTGCCGGTTTATCATTGTTAGTCGTATTTATTTATTTATTAAAATCCAAAAAACCAACGATCAATATATTCATTCCAATGATATTTGTATTACTTGTTACCCTGTGGGCAATGGTTGGAAACTTTTTAGAATTTGTGTCTGGAGCTACACCAAATTATCTGCTTGCTTGCGTGGGTGGAATATTAATAGTACTGACAGTTTGGCTTTTGGTAGAAGGAATATTAGTTTGGAAAAAAATAAAAAAAGTCAATTAA
- a CDS encoding DNA-binding protein: protein MAQSRILIDTNSYLRIASVIHPLLRQEFGVEKYCIYSLPDLEKEMTNNLELQSKFKWFMESKFKENRKNILFLSKKQLQEIEDRIAFLIHATKNLNLFNVSLTDIRCIAYGWILDVPVVTEDKDMTKLANEFEIKIIKTLDLIKLMYHAKYVSKQKLLELKKYLKSINEYPKSYDIFFNSIQ, encoded by the coding sequence ATGGCACAAAGTAGAATTCTTATAGATACAAATTCTTATTTAAGAATTGCATCTGTGATTCATCCTCTTCTACGACAAGAATTTGGAGTAGAAAAATATTGTATCTATTCCCTGCCTGATTTAGAAAAAGAAATGACAAACAATCTTGAACTACAATCTAAATTCAAGTGGTTTATGGAATCCAAGTTTAAAGAAAATCGAAAGAATATTTTATTTCTAAGTAAAAAACAACTGCAAGAAATTGAGGATCGAATAGCATTCTTAATCCATGCGACTAAAAATTTAAATCTCTTCAATGTATCGCTTACGGATATTCGTTGTATTGCGTATGGTTGGATTTTGGATGTGCCCGTTGTCACGGAAGATAAAGATATGACTAAATTGGCAAATGAATTTGAAATAAAAATTATTAAAACTTTAGATCTTATTAAACTAATGTATCATGCCAAATATGTATCAAAACAAAAATTATTAGAATTAAAAAAATATTTAAAGTCAATAAATGAATATCCTAAATCATACGATATTTTTTTTAATTCAATTCAGTGA
- a CDS encoding STAS domain-containing protein: protein MSYVHREENGVDILSLEGSIDLYSTPLIKKFAKSLLKSVNSKIIISMENVTFVDSSGLGMVVNLFFECKQKGIEIKLASLSKEAKRVFAVTKLSQNYAFYESIQDAIYSFRT from the coding sequence ATGAGTTATGTTCATAGAGAAGAAAACGGAGTCGATATACTTAGTCTGGAAGGTTCTATTGATTTATATTCTACACCGTTAATAAAAAAATTTGCAAAATCATTGCTAAAGTCGGTTAATAGTAAGATCATTATCTCCATGGAAAATGTTACATTTGTAGACTCATCGGGACTTGGTATGGTCGTGAATCTATTTTTTGAATGTAAACAGAAAGGAATTGAAATTAAACTAGCGAGTTTAAGTAAAGAGGCAAAGAGAGTTTTTGCTGTTACAAAATTATCTCAGAATTATGCATTTTATGAATCAATTCAAGATGCAATTTATTCATTTCGAACTTAA
- a CDS encoding STAS domain-containing protein, whose product MAFSHRIIGGVNIVSIENSMDLYSVPELKKFCKILTRSENSKILFNLKKVHFIDSSGLGFLTNLFFECQQKGISIKFADLSDEVKRLFALTKLDLSFKLYDSEGSAIQDFN is encoded by the coding sequence ATGGCTTTTTCACATAGAATTATTGGTGGTGTAAATATAGTAAGTATAGAGAATTCCATGGATTTGTATTCTGTACCTGAATTAAAAAAATTCTGTAAAATACTTACTCGTAGTGAAAATTCTAAAATTTTATTTAATCTTAAAAAAGTTCATTTTATTGATTCTTCTGGTTTAGGATTTCTGACGAATCTATTTTTTGAATGCCAACAGAAAGGTATCTCTATTAAATTTGCTGATTTAAGTGATGAAGTAAAACGTTTGTTTGCCCTAACTAAGCTAGACTTAAGTTTTAAACTCTATGATTCGGAAGGGAGTGCGATTCAGGATTTTAATTGA
- a CDS encoding ISAs1 family transposase: MEGIKKCRNGSFRARIPRKKSIESRYFISSLTNPELFQKSVRTHWQIENSCHWILDVVFREDDSRIRAGYAAENFSIIRKIALNFLKNDTTIKIGVKGKRRAAGWDDKYRSKIIGF; encoded by the coding sequence ATGGAAGGGATTAAAAAGTGTAGGAATGGTTCGTTCCGAGCGAGAATACCAAGGAAAAAATCTATAGAGTCTCGATATTTTATTTCTAGTTTAACTAACCCTGAACTTTTTCAGAAATCTGTAAGAACTCATTGGCAAATTGAAAACTCTTGTCACTGGATTTTAGATGTCGTTTTTCGAGAAGATGATAGTCGAATTCGTGCTGGCTACGCTGCCGAAAATTTTTCCATCATCAGAAAAATTGCTCTAAATTTCTTGAAGAATGATACCACAATTAAGATTGGAGTAAAAGGAAAACGACGCGCCGCAGGATGGGATGATAAATATCGCAGTAAAATCATAGGTTTTTAA
- a CDS encoding nuclease: MNSKPTGISTPTYNSILKDISLIYENAQSEGDGNWNKTNLFAHWKIGERIIEVEQGQKERAAYGDMVLKQLSKDLNRKFGKGFSDRNLRYMRKFYQTYKMKEVQSVLSWSHYRELLLVDDSSVRIKLENQAIRERWSQLELQKRVKLAIAGKGEKTESEKQDEPIKDSLKRPLMRLYLYRTLRKFSSDLEQSVPNLDLGFSIRLKVNRYYAFLSSNGSDLNKLKVGSVIESRKKGNSYYFESISSSKEMFTYKAYLERVIDGDTLLVTIDLGFSVFIEQRLRLRGLNAPELGTSKGNATKKFVESRLMDCDFLIIKTHGADKYDRYLVDVFYLGGVDNEDKVLRDGTFLNNELLEEGLVGFVT; the protein is encoded by the coding sequence ATGAACTCCAAACCCACCGGCATCTCTACTCCAACATACAACTCCATCCTAAAAGACATCTCCCTCATTTACGAAAACGCACAAAGTGAAGGTGATGGAAATTGGAACAAAACAAATCTATTCGCTCACTGGAAAATCGGAGAAAGGATAATCGAAGTCGAACAAGGGCAAAAAGAAAGAGCGGCTTACGGGGATATGGTGCTAAAGCAACTTTCAAAAGATTTGAACAGAAAGTTTGGAAAAGGATTTTCAGATAGAAACTTGCGGTATATGAGAAAGTTCTATCAGACCTACAAAATGAAAGAAGTGCAATCAGTTCTATCGTGGAGTCATTATCGGGAATTGTTACTTGTGGATGATTCTTCGGTGAGAATAAAGCTAGAAAACCAAGCGATTCGGGAACGGTGGTCACAACTAGAATTACAAAAACGGGTTAAATTAGCTATAGCCGGTAAAGGCGAAAAAACAGAGTCAGAAAAGCAAGATGAGCCAATAAAAGACAGTTTGAAACGACCATTGATGAGGCTCTATTTATACCGCACTTTACGAAAATTTTCGTCAGATTTGGAACAGTCTGTTCCAAATCTGGATCTAGGTTTTTCGATTCGTTTAAAGGTTAATAGATATTATGCGTTTTTATCTTCAAATGGGAGTGATTTGAATAAACTCAAAGTCGGTTCGGTGATTGAGTCACGGAAGAAAGGTAATTCGTATTATTTTGAGTCTATTTCTAGCAGCAAAGAGATGTTTACCTACAAAGCTTATTTGGAGAGAGTTATTGACGGAGATACTTTGCTTGTTACTATTGATTTGGGTTTTTCGGTTTTCATTGAGCAAAGGTTGCGGCTGCGTGGATTAAACGCTCCTGAGCTTGGGACAAGTAAAGGTAACGCGACGAAGAAATTTGTAGAGTCTCGTTTAATGGATTGTGATTTTTTGATTATTAAAACTCACGGAGCTGACAAATACGATCGTTATTTGGTGGATGTATTTTATTTGGGGGGTGTGGATAATGAGGATAAGGTTTTACGAGATGGGACTTTTTTGAATAATGAGTTGTTGGAAGAAGGATTGGTTGGCTTTGTGACCTAA
- a CDS encoding transposase produces the protein MGNYFWRLVYLSNTVQGSMHDFVLMKETLVKNYLPSEMKVYVDTGFLGFQKLSPDLNIFMPKKKPKSRTLFQYEKKQNRKISKLRILVEHAIGGIKRLRGVTDVFRNIKKGFSDLIMNICCGLWNLNLKKF, from the coding sequence ATGGGTAATTACTTTTGGCGTTTGGTATATTTATCTAACACAGTGCAAGGCTCAATGCATGATTTCGTATTGATGAAAGAAACACTAGTCAAAAATTATCTTCCGTCCGAAATGAAAGTTTATGTCGATACTGGATTTCTAGGCTTCCAAAAACTAAGTCCTGATCTAAATATCTTTATGCCTAAAAAGAAACCTAAATCTAGAACTCTTTTTCAATACGAAAAAAAACAGAATAGAAAGATTTCAAAACTTAGAATTCTCGTTGAACATGCAATAGGCGGCATAAAGAGACTTCGCGGAGTCACTGATGTATTTAGAAACATCAAAAAAGGATTTTCAGATTTAATCATGAATATATGCTGCGGATTATGGAATTTAAACTTGAAAAAATTTTAG
- a CDS encoding ImmA/IrrE family metallo-endopeptidase — protein sequence MEKEQELNISAIQTKMATLGFSQSSLATKLDVSKEIVSKWLSGKKFPRPLHLFKLAQILLLKFEEILITLPDPNTPVVAYRKNKNSKTKDEHILKAQEMGRYLKNLVPFLPFDVSYKPATLLNPRNDFSYIQKEAHKVRASFKLNPDDILDSQKILQLFSEYHAVIIPVLWGDKKNHDNALHIYLPDSRTTWIYLNLNSNQYDFKFWMIHEFAHILATDLTGEEGEDFADAFAAELLYPISVAEMDYALIQENPAKAISIILKIAKKFEVSPVTVEKQINKFATLHKKDKLKINIHPTATNFNKSSKTIAELLFKTNQPLAKDFISISSKHFKTDVFSVLRSYYKSENYSTGYLQNIFNLTFIDAKSILDEIQHGTK from the coding sequence ATGGAAAAAGAACAAGAACTGAATATTTCCGCTATCCAAACTAAAATGGCAACATTGGGTTTTAGTCAATCTTCGCTTGCTACCAAACTAGATGTGTCCAAAGAAATCGTATCTAAATGGCTGTCTGGGAAAAAGTTTCCACGTCCTTTGCATCTATTCAAATTAGCACAGATACTTTTATTAAAATTCGAGGAGATTTTAATTACTCTTCCCGATCCTAATACGCCTGTTGTCGCTTATAGAAAAAATAAAAATTCCAAAACTAAAGACGAACATATTTTAAAAGCACAAGAAATGGGTCGCTACTTAAAAAATTTAGTTCCCTTTTTGCCTTTTGATGTTTCGTATAAACCGGCTACCCTTTTGAATCCGAGAAATGATTTTTCTTATATTCAAAAAGAGGCACACAAAGTTCGCGCATCTTTTAAATTAAATCCAGATGATATTTTGGATTCACAAAAAATCTTACAACTATTCTCGGAATATCATGCTGTCATTATTCCTGTTCTCTGGGGCGACAAAAAAAATCACGACAATGCCCTTCATATATATTTGCCAGACTCAAGAACTACCTGGATTTATCTAAATCTAAATAGCAATCAATATGATTTTAAATTTTGGATGATCCATGAGTTTGCACATATTTTGGCAACCGATTTGACCGGAGAGGAAGGAGAGGATTTTGCAGATGCGTTTGCGGCAGAACTGTTGTATCCTATCAGTGTTGCCGAAATGGATTACGCTCTTATTCAAGAGAATCCAGCAAAAGCAATCAGTATTATTTTAAAAATAGCTAAGAAGTTTGAAGTTTCGCCTGTTACAGTCGAAAAACAAATCAATAAATTTGCAACATTGCATAAAAAAGACAAGTTGAAAATAAACATTCATCCAACTGCGACTAATTTCAATAAGTCTTCCAAGACAATCGCTGAGCTTCTATTTAAAACCAATCAGCCATTAGCAAAAGATTTCATTTCTATTTCTAGCAAACATTTCAAAACAGATGTCTTTTCCGTTTTGCGTTCCTATTATAAAAGCGAAAATTATTCTACAGGGTATCTCCAAAATATTTTCAATCTTACTTTCATTGATGCAAAATCAATTTTGGATGAAATTCAACATGGCACAAAGTAG